In Oryza brachyantha chromosome 1, ObraRS2, whole genome shotgun sequence, the following are encoded in one genomic region:
- the LOC102703737 gene encoding beta-hexosaminidase 3-like, whose protein sequence is MAQALSLSLLLSILAIGSCVAIEVTDHIDLWPMPTSVSHGTQRLYVSKGITMTMVGSTYSDEKEILKDAFQRTVDLIKLNHVVDGANPSSFVLTSVNVVVHSSEDELKFGVDESYNLSIPTAGNPLHAQIEARTVFGALHALQTFSQLCYFDFTSRLIEIISAPWTISDTPRFPYRGLLIDTSRHYLPVTVIKKVINTMTYSKLNVLHWHIVDAQSFPIEIPSYPKLWNGSYSFSERYTTSDAIDIVRYAENRGVNVMAEIDVPGHALSWGVGYPSLWPSDTCKEPLDVSNNFSFGVIDGILSDFSKVFKFKFVHLGGDEVNTSCWTATPHIKKWLDDNHMNVTDAYRYFVLRSQKIAISHGYDVINWEETFNNFGDKLDRRTVVHNWLDEDVAPKVVAAGLRCIVSNQDKWYLDHLDATWEGFYTNEPLKDIDNPDQQRLVIGGEVCMWGEQIDASDIEQTIWPRAAAAAERLWTPIEKIALDPRLVTPRLARFRCLLNQRGVAAAPLAGYGRTAPYEPGPCVRQ, encoded by the exons ATGGCGCAGGCTCTGAGTTTGAGTTTGCTCCTTTCAATTCTGGCAATTGGATCCTGCGTTGCCATTGAGGTTACTGACCACATCGACTTGTGGCCTATGCCAACGTCGGTGAGCCATGGAACACAGAGACTTTATGTCAGCAAAGGTATAACAATGACAATGGTGGGAAGCACGTATTCTGATGAGAAAGAGATCTTGAAGGATGCCTTCCAGAGGACAGTTGATTTAATCAAACTGAACCATGTCGTTGATGGTGCAAACCCAAGTTCTTTTGTACTCACCAGTGTGAATGTAGTTGTCCATTCATCTGAAGATGAA CTCAAGTTCGGAGTAGACGAATCATATAACTTATCTATTCCTACAGCAGGAAACCCATTGCACGCACAGATTGAG GCTCGAACAGTATTTGGAGCACTTCATGCTTTACAG ACATTTAGCCAATTATGTTACTTCGATTTCACATCAAGGCTTATAGAAATCATCTCGGCTCCTTGGACAATTTCTGACACACCCAGATTTCCTTACCGAGGACTTCTTATTG ATACCTCAAGGCACTACCTTCCTGTTACGGTAATTAAAAAGGTGATCAATACAATGACCTACAGTAAATTG AACGTTCTCCATTGGCATATTGTGGATGCACAGTCATTTCCCATTGAAATACCTTCATACCCTAAACTGTGGAATGGTTCATATTCTTTTTCAGAGAGATATACAACGTCTGATGCTATAGACATTGTGCG ATATGCTGAAAATCGAGGTGTAAATGTTATGGCTGAGATTGATGTTCCTGGTCATGCTCTGTCATG GGGCGTTGGCTACCCATCATTGTGGCCATCAGATACCTGCAAAGAACCACTTGATGTCAGTAACAACTTTTCATTTGGAGTTATTGATGGCATTCTTTCAG ATTTCAGCAAAGTttttaagttcaaatttgtGCATTTGGGAGGTGATGAAGTCAACACAA GCTGCTGGACTGCAACACCCCACATTAAGAAATG GTTGGATGATAACCATATGAATGTGACAGATGCATACAGATATTTTGTGTTGAGATCCCAAAAGATAGCAATATCACATGGCTATGATGTCATCAACTG GGAGGAAACATTTAACAACTTTGGAGACAAGTTGGACCGTAGAACCGTGGTTCATAACTG GCTTGACGAGGACGTAGCACCAAAAGTGGTTGCTGCAGGGCTGAGATGCATAGTAAGCAACCAGGATAAGTGGTACCTAGATCACTTAGATGCCACATGGGAGGGGTTTTACACGAATGAACCTCTGAAAGATATTGACAACCCAGACCAGCAACGTTTAGTCATTGGTGGTGAGGTCTGTATGTGGGGTGAACAAATTGATGCATCAGATATTGAACAAACCATTTGGCCacgtgctgcagctgctgcag AGAGATTATGGACTCCTATTGAGAAGATTGCATTAGACCCAAGATTGGTCACACCAAGATTGGCACGCTTCAGGTGTTTGCTGAACCAAAGAGGGGTAGCTGCTGCGCCTCTGGCTGGTTATGGCCGTACAGCACCATATGAACCTGGTCCCTGTGTAAGGCAGTAG
- the LOC102715538 gene encoding polygalacturonase-like — MAKAMLGLLVHLHAALLFVPEPAGGAVYNVARYGARGDGAADSTRPFLRAWADACRSPRPATVYVPRGRYLLGRATFVGPCSSRAVTFSIAGTVVAPAGYGWDGSASGQWITFESVVGLTVSGGGTLDGRGEALWACKKKRPRGQCPTGASSLTISNSRDVVVDGLRSVSSELFHVVVLQSRGVTVRRVTVDAPADSPNTDGIHVHKSTDVAVYDAAIRTGDDCVSVGPGNSNLWIERVACGPGHGISIGSLGKQQGMAVEAVENVTVKTTWFTGTTNGLRIKTWGSSKRGYVRGVTFADATMSAVANPIIIDQHYCPDGGCAAGQSSGIKITGVEYAGVRGSSSTPVAVSFDCSRTNPCSGITLRDVKLTYRQKSLKLADAASSCRYAQGTASGLVVPPSCL; from the exons ATGGCGAAGGCGATGCTTGGCTTGCTGGTGCACCTGCACGCCGCGCTGCTGTTCGTGCCggagccggccggcggcgcggtgtACAACGTGGCGCGCTACGGcgcccgcggcgacggcgcggcggactCGACGCGGCCGTTCCTCCGCGCGTGGGCCGACGCGTGCcgctcgccgcggccggccaCCGTGTACGTGCCGCGCGGGCGGTACCTGCTGGGGCGCGCCACGTTCGTCGGGCCGTGCAGCAGCCGCGCCGTCACGTTCTCCATCGCCGGCACGGTGGTCGCGCCGGCCGGGTACGGCTGGGACGGCAGCGCTTCCGGGCAGTGGATCACGTTCGAGTCCGTCGTCGGGCTCaccgtctccggcggcggcaccctcgacggccgcggcgaggccCTCTGGGCCTGCAAGAAGAAGCGGCCGCGCGGCCAATGCCCGACCGGCGCCTCG tCTCTGACGATCTCGAACTCGAGGGACGTGGTGGTGGACGGGCTGAGGTCGGTGAGCAGCGAGCTGTTCCACGTGGTGGTGCTGCAGAGTCGCGGCGTGACGGTGCGGCGGGTGACGGTGGACGCGCCGGCGGACAGCCCGAACACCGACGGGATCCACGTCCACAAGTCGACGGACGTGGCGGTGTACGACGCCGCCATCCGGACCGGCGACGACTGCGTCTCCGTCGGCCCCGGCAACTCCAACCTCTGGATCGAGCGCGTCGCCTGCGGCCCGGGCCACGGCATCAG CATCGGGAGCTTGGGGAAGCAGCAGGGgatggcggtggaggcggtggagaaCGTTACGGTGAAGACGACGTGGTTCACCGGCACGACGAACGGCCTGCGGATCAAGACGTGGGGGAGCTCCAAGCGGGGCTACGTCCGGGGGGTCACCTTCGCGGACGCCACCATgtccgccgtcgccaaccCCATCATCATCGACCAGCACTACTGCCCCGACGGCGGCTGCGCCGCCGGCCAGAGCTCCGGCATCAAGATCACCGGCGTCGAGTACGCCGGCGTCCGGggctcgtcgtcgacgccCGTGGCCGTCAGCTTCGACTGCAGCCGGACCAACCCGTGCAGCGGCATCACCCTCCGGGACGTGAAGCTCACGTACCGGCAGAAGAGCCTCaagctcgccgacgccgcgtcGTCCTGCCGCTACGCGCAGGGGACGGCCTCCGGCCTCGTCGTGCCGCCGAGCTGCCTCTGA